In a single window of the Natronosalvus caseinilyticus genome:
- a CDS encoding DUF7344 domain-containing protein, protein MDLIFTALSAGPRRRVLAELYDQPVDGVQVPEAILNDGEERRDLEIALYHKHLPLLDDYGFIDWDPKTNRVAKGRRFDDLQPVLESFNDQADEVSIPCPREAQS, encoded by the coding sequence ATGGACCTAATCTTCACGGCATTGTCCGCTGGCCCGCGTCGCCGAGTCCTGGCCGAATTGTACGACCAACCAGTAGATGGCGTACAGGTCCCCGAGGCCATTCTCAATGACGGGGAGGAACGAAGAGATCTCGAAATCGCGTTGTACCATAAACATCTTCCCCTGCTGGATGATTACGGTTTCATCGACTGGGACCCAAAGACGAACAGAGTAGCGAAGGGGCGCAGATTTGACGACCTCCAACCGGTTCTTGAATCATTCAACGACCAGGCTGACGAAGTCAGCATTCCGTGCCCCCGAGAGGCCCAGTCGTAG
- a CDS encoding sodium:calcium antiporter yields the protein MDRTRVLTTGFIVLLAVCLIVTPVLAQEQGEDAEEEGGIEGLIEGFVEGQGLLGALLVLAGGGILLTVCVEKLISYLTRTAFGLKISLFALAILFTGFEFDDTILALVLSGGGLEGAALGTALGTGLAIIGVTLALAAIIKPFPVDLPPDYVALFALAPLLLLPFVLAGTLTLVHGLLLLSAFVAVFGYIIVREYQRDMPVFRNTELGKEIQADGGIALPSAVSTIPEDRLIGGRSAAGWIWLALSILALAGIVVASMMLEAGSEVVIDGFGIEETVFGATMLTVILTFEDVMLTVEPVRRGVPEIGVGNVIGSVLFSVTANVGVIMLVSDLEISRSVLTFHLPSVILMTALAAYFLYAGELKRWHGYLLGGLYVAYWLIAILIFGGVPISG from the coding sequence ATGGATCGAACACGGGTACTAACCACAGGGTTCATCGTACTACTCGCTGTCTGCCTAATCGTCACCCCAGTACTCGCGCAGGAACAGGGCGAAGACGCAGAAGAAGAGGGCGGTATTGAAGGGCTCATCGAGGGCTTCGTCGAAGGTCAAGGACTACTGGGTGCATTACTCGTCCTCGCTGGCGGTGGGATCTTGCTGACGGTTTGCGTTGAGAAACTCATCAGCTATCTCACGCGCACGGCGTTCGGCTTGAAAATCTCGTTGTTCGCCCTCGCGATTCTTTTCACGGGATTCGAATTCGACGATACGATTCTCGCGCTTGTTCTGTCTGGCGGTGGTCTCGAGGGAGCGGCGCTCGGGACGGCGCTCGGAACCGGCTTAGCGATTATCGGCGTAACGCTCGCGCTCGCGGCGATCATCAAGCCGTTCCCGGTCGATCTCCCGCCTGATTACGTCGCCCTCTTTGCACTGGCACCCCTTCTGTTACTTCCGTTCGTCCTTGCCGGGACACTGACCCTCGTTCACGGACTCTTACTACTCAGCGCGTTTGTCGCGGTCTTCGGCTATATCATCGTCCGCGAATATCAGCGCGACATGCCCGTGTTCCGGAACACCGAACTGGGCAAGGAGATACAGGCCGATGGTGGCATAGCCCTCCCGTCAGCAGTCTCGACAATCCCCGAGGATCGCCTCATTGGCGGTCGATCTGCCGCGGGCTGGATCTGGCTTGCTCTTTCTATCCTCGCATTGGCGGGCATCGTAGTGGCGTCGATGATGCTGGAGGCGGGATCGGAAGTCGTGATTGACGGATTCGGCATCGAAGAGACCGTTTTCGGAGCGACCATGCTAACGGTGATCCTCACCTTCGAGGACGTAATGCTGACGGTCGAACCGGTTCGTCGAGGGGTCCCCGAGATCGGCGTCGGGAACGTTATCGGGAGCGTTCTCTTCTCGGTGACCGCCAACGTGGGGGTGATCATGTTAGTGAGCGATCTCGAAATCTCCCGGTCGGTGCTGACGTTCCACCTGCCGTCGGTAATTCTCATGACGGCACTCGCCGCGTACTTCCTCTATGCGGGCGAACTGAAGCGGTGGCACGGGTATCTACTCGGCGGGCTTTACGTCGCCTACTGGCTGATCGCGATCCTCATATTTGGTGGCGTACCAATTAGCGGGTAG
- a CDS encoding helix-turn-helix domain-containing protein gives MAIEASFTIDQEDFPLSAVFNQLADATIELDRIVPTNDAIIPYFWIYADTTDDLTTDLSDDIGIDRVKIIDEVEGQMFVRIEWNLDHESVLTAITNTEVNLLSGIGDEEKWTFEIRADEQREISNFQTYCREHNIPIELTQLHALSSLKSDREYDLTGGQRTALVMAYSRGYFDSPRDATQDDLAEELEITRQAVSSRLQRGLRRLVASTLITSQE, from the coding sequence ATGGCCATTGAAGCCTCATTCACCATCGACCAAGAAGACTTCCCGCTGAGTGCCGTTTTTAATCAATTGGCCGATGCCACTATCGAACTGGATCGAATTGTTCCCACGAACGATGCTATAATCCCCTACTTCTGGATTTATGCCGATACCACCGACGACCTCACGACCGATTTGAGTGACGACATCGGGATTGACCGGGTGAAGATAATTGATGAAGTAGAGGGACAGATGTTTGTCCGGATTGAGTGGAACCTCGATCATGAAAGTGTTCTCACGGCGATCACCAACACGGAGGTCAATCTCCTTTCCGGGATAGGAGATGAAGAAAAGTGGACATTTGAAATTCGCGCTGATGAACAACGAGAAATATCGAATTTTCAAACGTACTGCCGAGAACACAACATCCCTATCGAGCTCACCCAGCTTCATGCGCTCTCATCACTCAAATCGGATCGAGAGTACGATCTGACAGGGGGGCAACGGACAGCGTTGGTGATGGCGTATTCTCGCGGGTACTTCGATTCGCCACGTGATGCGACGCAGGACGATCTCGCAGAGGAACTCGAGATCACTAGGCAAGCGGTTTCATCACGGTTACAGCGTGGTCTTCGACGGCTCGTAGCGAGCACGCTGATAACGTCTCAAGAATAA
- a CDS encoding response regulator translates to MTENDSTPLILLVEDNPGDVRLTQIAFQDAGFDVRTHVALDGVEAIEFLEDEEAPCPDLILLDLNLPRKNGFDVLEEIKSDSELRQLPVIVLTSSASSDDVILSYEQHANAYLTKPTNPGSFVDLIQSLGEFWIEKVRMPSYS, encoded by the coding sequence GTGACTGAAAACGATTCAACTCCCCTTATATTGCTTGTAGAGGATAATCCTGGCGACGTTCGGTTAACTCAGATAGCCTTTCAAGATGCTGGATTTGACGTAAGAACCCATGTCGCCTTAGATGGAGTTGAGGCAATCGAGTTCTTAGAAGACGAAGAAGCACCATGCCCTGATTTGATATTGCTGGATTTGAATTTGCCCCGCAAAAACGGATTTGACGTGTTAGAGGAGATTAAGAGCGATTCTGAACTGAGGCAGCTTCCAGTGATTGTGCTGACCAGTTCGGCAAGCAGTGATGATGTTATTTTGAGTTATGAACAACACGCGAACGCTTACTTGACGAAGCCTACCAATCCTGGGTCGTTTGTCGATCTAATTCAGTCTCTGGGGGAGTTTTGGATTGAGAAGGTTCGGATGCCGTCCTATTCGTAA
- a CDS encoding ester cyclase has protein sequence MVTDMAATTTTEENKQIARRFPEEVATKGNTDVLEEICAEDVIDHSPLGEARGLEELEDQMEFLRSAFGDFSATVEDIVAEGDTVAMRVTLRGTHKGEFMGVEPTGRDFEVGNMVFTRIEDGKIAERWVQPDTLGLMQQLGAVDRPEK, from the coding sequence ATGGTGACAGACATGGCCGCCACAACCACGACGGAGGAGAACAAGCAAATTGCACGTCGCTTCCCGGAAGAAGTAGCGACGAAGGGAAACACCGACGTTCTCGAGGAGATATGCGCCGAGGACGTAATTGACCACAGCCCGCTCGGGGAGGCACGAGGCCTCGAGGAACTCGAGGATCAGATGGAATTCCTTCGCAGCGCGTTCGGGGACTTCTCGGCCACCGTCGAGGACATCGTCGCCGAAGGAGATACCGTCGCGATGCGGGTTACCCTTCGAGGGACCCACAAGGGCGAATTCATGGGTGTCGAGCCAACTGGCCGAGATTTCGAGGTCGGAAATATGGTCTTCACCCGCATCGAAGATGGCAAAATCGCCGAACGATGGGTTCAGCCCGATACTCTCGGATTGATGCAACAGCTCGGGGCCGTCGACCGACCCGAAAAATAA
- a CDS encoding helix-turn-helix domain-containing protein, which yields MTVEATFTVPPNQFLLGNLFEHRPEVMVELERIIPSQDMTIYLWIQGIAVGNIESTLTKHSAVENIQLVDDIKDEHLLRAELGIDSNGVLSTLTETNCSIINASGMNQQWTFEIRGDTQKEISHFQARCLELGISITLTELHALTPVNSETQSALTDAQQEALVLAFNHGYFESPHEVTMEELGDELGITQQAIASRLRRGIKQILGITLSEIIP from the coding sequence ATGACTGTTGAAGCGACGTTTACCGTTCCGCCCAATCAATTTCTTCTGGGCAATCTGTTCGAGCACCGACCAGAAGTGATGGTCGAATTAGAACGGATTATTCCCAGCCAAGACATGACGATCTACTTGTGGATCCAAGGTATTGCCGTTGGTAATATTGAGAGTACATTAACCAAACATTCCGCGGTAGAGAATATCCAACTCGTTGATGATATCAAAGACGAGCACCTGTTGCGTGCTGAGTTAGGCATTGACTCTAACGGCGTTCTCAGCACGCTAACAGAAACGAATTGCTCGATCATCAACGCTAGCGGTATGAACCAGCAGTGGACGTTCGAAATCCGTGGAGACACTCAAAAAGAAATCTCGCATTTTCAGGCCCGCTGTTTAGAGTTGGGCATTTCAATCACATTGACGGAACTACATGCGCTCACGCCGGTCAATTCAGAGACTCAGTCTGCATTAACTGATGCACAACAAGAGGCGCTTGTACTCGCCTTCAACCACGGGTACTTCGAATCACCTCACGAAGTGACGATGGAAGAACTTGGCGACGAACTCGGAATCACACAGCAGGCTATTGCATCTCGACTCCGGCGCGGGATCAAACAGATTCTTGGAATAACGCTTTCTGAAATCATCCCATAG
- a CDS encoding tyrosine-type recombinase/integrase, with translation MTLEPIDPETALELYLAERETECSEATIYSHRMRLGFFLRWCGKRDIENLNTLTGRRLHEYRLWRRNVGDLSKTSEKTQMDTLRVFIRWLESIDGVEQDLHLKVLSPNVTPDENTRDVMLDAEDAEPMLEYLERYEYASLEHVTLSLFWHTMMRVGAARALDLEDYDPEGQCLEVRHRPESGTPIKNQRRGERMVALSGGTCILLDDWIRDRRPDVTDDHGRRPLLATVQGRAAISTLRKYCYQHTRPCVYSGKCPHDRDLEACEATGETGSSSCPSSVSPHAFRRGSITHHLNSDVPETAVGDRANVSQEVLAQHYDQRSEREKMEQRRQYLNNI, from the coding sequence ATGACACTCGAACCGATCGATCCCGAAACCGCGTTAGAACTGTACCTAGCTGAACGAGAAACCGAGTGCTCGGAGGCGACCATCTACTCCCACCGGATGCGGCTCGGCTTCTTCCTCCGCTGGTGTGGCAAGCGAGACATCGAGAACCTGAACACCCTTACCGGCCGTCGACTGCACGAGTACCGGCTGTGGCGGCGGAACGTCGGCGACCTCTCGAAGACCAGCGAAAAGACACAGATGGACACTTTGCGGGTGTTTATCCGGTGGCTCGAGAGCATCGACGGCGTCGAACAGGATCTCCACCTCAAGGTCCTGTCGCCAAACGTCACGCCGGACGAGAATACGCGAGACGTGATGCTCGACGCCGAGGACGCGGAGCCGATGCTCGAGTACCTCGAGCGGTACGAGTACGCTTCTCTCGAGCACGTGACGCTGTCGCTGTTCTGGCACACGATGATGCGCGTCGGAGCCGCCCGCGCACTCGACCTTGAGGACTACGACCCGGAGGGGCAGTGTCTCGAGGTCAGGCACCGCCCCGAGTCGGGAACGCCGATCAAGAATCAGCGGCGTGGCGAGCGCATGGTCGCGCTCTCGGGCGGCACGTGCATCCTGCTGGACGACTGGATCAGGGATCGGCGACCCGACGTGACCGACGACCACGGTCGTCGACCGTTGCTCGCGACGGTCCAGGGTCGGGCAGCGATCAGTACGCTACGCAAGTACTGCTACCAGCACACGCGTCCATGCGTCTACTCGGGCAAATGTCCACACGACCGCGATCTCGAGGCGTGTGAGGCGACGGGCGAGACCGGATCGTCTTCGTGTCCCTCGAGCGTCAGTCCACACGCCTTTCGGCGAGGGTCTATAACTCACCACCTCAACAGCGACGTGCCGGAGACGGCGGTCGGTGATAGAGCGAACGTGAGTCAGGAGGTACTCGCACAGCACTACGATCAACGATCAGAGCGAGAGAAGATGGAGCAGCGACGACAGTATTTGAACAACATCTGA
- a CDS encoding DUF7344 domain-containing protein produces MPPATNDDESASLQADIAVGDVCSVLANEWCRSVLYYFQESTPTVASYEALITHRCKHDDTIDTREQAAIALQHVTLPKLEEAGIIEYDGRSSSVRYRGFPQLETMVRLVAEMEDEL; encoded by the coding sequence ATGCCACCTGCCACTAATGACGATGAGTCCGCTTCCTTACAGGCAGATATCGCAGTTGGTGACGTGTGTTCTGTGCTTGCAAATGAGTGGTGCCGTTCGGTCCTCTACTACTTTCAGGAATCAACGCCCACTGTGGCGTCGTACGAAGCCCTCATCACGCACAGATGCAAGCATGACGATACCATCGACACTCGGGAGCAGGCAGCCATCGCTCTCCAGCATGTTACACTGCCAAAATTGGAAGAAGCCGGAATTATCGAGTATGATGGACGCAGTTCCTCCGTTCGGTATCGGGGGTTTCCGCAGTTGGAGACGATGGTCCGTCTTGTAGCCGAAATGGAAGATGAACTATAG
- a CDS encoding DUF7344 domain-containing protein — protein MFTETDSSPMIPGRDTLLLALANRHCRFVIEYFKNAPEDHATVDDIATAFARRDHADETRVAIRLHHAALPKLDDAGLVDYDRRTKTVRYHGHSQLEQIAERFSESPNCHGGVSSP, from the coding sequence ATGTTCACGGAAACCGACTCCTCGCCAATGATCCCCGGAAGAGATACGCTCCTTCTCGCGCTCGCCAATCGGCACTGTCGTTTTGTCATCGAATACTTCAAAAACGCGCCCGAAGACCACGCTACCGTCGACGACATTGCAACCGCGTTCGCCCGACGTGACCACGCAGACGAGACCCGGGTTGCAATCCGGCTCCACCACGCTGCACTCCCCAAACTGGACGACGCTGGACTCGTTGACTACGACAGGCGGACCAAAACGGTCCGATATCACGGTCACTCGCAACTCGAACAGATAGCGGAGCGCTTCTCCGAGTCCCCCAACTGCCATGGAGGAGTGAGTAGTCCATGA
- a CDS encoding DMT family transporter — MSAQRAAGLFLFMGVAFGAAFPAIKAGLADAPPLLFAALRYDLAALLLVAYAAFVLRDWRPHRRADWLAVLAGGLLFFGSTGFLYLGQQYTTAGVAAIIYSLGPILTVVLAWVLLPAERLSRRALVGVLIGLVGVVLVVRPTPEALFSDGFRGKLLVLTAITGVTLGSIGIRKSGSHMPAATTTGLSLALGGAVLHVGSLLSGEPQAVALTPTFIGSYLYLAIVATTMGFVAYFSLLDRVGPHQANLVVYVVPVVATIVGWAWLGEHLPAVTLAGFLVIFGGFLVVKWSELSRSVQSAWIRARAQHAWR; from the coding sequence ATGTCTGCCCAGAGAGCTGCTGGGCTCTTTCTGTTCATGGGAGTGGCGTTCGGCGCCGCCTTCCCGGCGATCAAGGCTGGATTAGCCGACGCGCCGCCGCTGTTGTTCGCGGCTCTGCGGTACGACCTGGCGGCGCTGCTGTTGGTCGCCTACGCCGCGTTCGTCCTGCGGGATTGGCGTCCGCATCGGCGCGCCGACTGGCTGGCCGTTCTCGCGGGAGGTCTGCTGTTCTTCGGGTCCACAGGCTTCCTCTACCTCGGTCAGCAGTACACGACCGCCGGCGTCGCGGCGATCATCTACAGTCTCGGCCCCATCCTGACGGTCGTCCTCGCGTGGGTGCTATTGCCCGCCGAGCGTCTCTCCCGACGGGCGCTGGTCGGCGTCCTCATCGGCCTAGTGGGGGTCGTCCTCGTCGTTCGCCCGACACCTGAAGCGCTGTTCAGCGACGGCTTCCGGGGCAAGCTGCTGGTGTTGACGGCCATCACGGGCGTCACGCTCGGATCGATCGGGATCCGCAAGAGCGGGTCGCACATGCCCGCAGCGACGACTACGGGCCTCTCGCTGGCGCTGGGCGGGGCAGTGCTCCACGTCGGGAGTCTCCTGTCGGGCGAACCCCAGGCCGTCGCCCTCACCCCGACGTTCATCGGATCGTACCTCTACCTCGCGATAGTCGCAACCACGATGGGTTTCGTGGCGTACTTCTCGCTGCTAGACCGGGTCGGGCCCCACCAGGCGAACCTCGTAGTCTATGTCGTCCCCGTCGTCGCCACCATCGTCGGGTGGGCCTGGCTGGGCGAGCACCTGCCTGCGGTCACGTTAGCCGGGTTCTTGGTGATCTTCGGGGGCTTCCTCGTGGTCAAGTGGTCCGAACTGTCCCGGAGCGTCCAGTCCGCCTGGATCAGAGCGCGGGCCCAGCACGCCTGGCGCTGA
- a CDS encoding DUF4242 domain-containing protein codes for MTETELEDFLILRNLDEPIPEDTFEAAAGKAMEVLEYLTDEGVGIRWMKSDVRTREDGAVTGTFCHYQAENEEALYEHADRAGLPVTRIDLRGATLESGSR; via the coding sequence ATGACTGAAACCGAACTGGAGGATTTTCTAATCCTTCGAAACCTTGATGAACCGATCCCTGAAGACACGTTCGAAGCCGCCGCCGGAAAGGCCATGGAGGTTCTGGAGTACCTCACCGACGAGGGTGTTGGCATTCGGTGGATGAAATCGGATGTGCGGACTCGGGAGGACGGAGCGGTCACTGGCACGTTCTGTCACTATCAGGCTGAGAACGAGGAGGCGCTATACGAACACGCCGACCGTGCGGGACTTCCGGTGACCCGGATCGATCTCCGTGGTGCGACCCTGGAAAGTGGATCTCGGTGA
- a CDS encoding methyltransferase family protein: protein MYQIIRQYWEYTPLPEPHVAGIVVGSALHARRPWRITRYRSITRICGLALIGWGVFVNGWAFYSVAKTIGRGERQLVTTGPYSFSRNPIYVGWTMLYAGFALLKNNGWIALFLPAVIAITHWATHREEQWLEQEFGEEYRAYRRRVPPYL from the coding sequence ATGTACCAAATTATTCGGCAATATTGGGAGTACACTCCGTTGCCGGAGCCTCACGTTGCTGGGATCGTTGTGGGGAGTGCGCTGCATGCTCGCCGGCCGTGGCGAATAACTCGTTATCGGTCAATTACCCGGATTTGTGGACTCGCACTGATCGGATGGGGGGTGTTCGTCAATGGGTGGGCCTTCTATTCGGTCGCCAAGACTATCGGTCGTGGGGAGCGACAGCTCGTCACGACTGGCCCGTACTCATTCAGCCGAAATCCCATCTACGTTGGGTGGACGATGCTCTACGCAGGCTTCGCGTTGCTCAAGAACAACGGGTGGATTGCTCTTTTTCTTCCAGCGGTGATTGCCATAACTCACTGGGCTACTCATCGGGAGGAGCAGTGGTTAGAACAGGAATTCGGTGAGGAATATCGTGCGTACCGTCGACGCGTTCCCCCGTATCTATAA
- a CDS encoding methyltransferase domain-containing protein gives MSKSLDVSKLEREVKSVYRDVAEAPTERYHFEMGRPLAERLGYSSEDLDGIPEEAVESFAGVGYHFDLADLQPGDDVLDLGSGSGTDAFVAALHVGETGSVTGVDMTDEQLEKARRLRDEAGMDTVSFEKAYIEDLPFEDTTFDVVISNGVVNLSAEKEDVFSEVNRVLEPNGRLALSDIISEEHMSESIKTDADLWAACIGGAEQVDDYTMMIETPGFDAIEIRENPQYEFASDQAVNACQKYGVKSISLSASKR, from the coding sequence ATGTCAAAATCACTTGATGTTAGCAAACTCGAACGAGAGGTTAAATCCGTCTATCGAGATGTCGCAGAGGCGCCGACCGAAAGGTATCATTTCGAGATGGGCCGCCCATTGGCGGAACGACTCGGCTATTCATCGGAGGATCTCGATGGCATCCCTGAGGAAGCCGTCGAGTCCTTCGCGGGTGTGGGATACCACTTCGATCTCGCAGACCTGCAACCGGGCGACGATGTCCTCGACCTTGGTAGTGGGTCCGGAACGGACGCGTTTGTCGCGGCACTCCATGTCGGCGAGACCGGGAGCGTGACCGGGGTAGACATGACCGATGAACAACTGGAGAAGGCACGACGGCTCCGTGACGAGGCCGGAATGGATACTGTCTCCTTCGAGAAAGCGTACATCGAGGACCTCCCGTTCGAGGACACAACCTTCGATGTCGTGATCTCCAACGGGGTCGTCAACCTCTCCGCGGAGAAGGAAGACGTGTTCAGTGAGGTCAATCGCGTCCTCGAACCGAATGGCCGATTGGCGCTTTCGGACATCATCAGCGAGGAACACATGTCTGAGAGCATCAAGACCGATGCGGATCTCTGGGCGGCGTGTATCGGTGGGGCTGAACAGGTCGATGATTATACGATGATGATTGAGACGCCAGGGTTCGACGCCATCGAGATCAGGGAGAATCCACAATACGAGTTTGCCTCTGACCAGGCAGTGAACGCGTGTCAGAAGTACGGTGTCAAGAGTATCTCGCTCAGCGCCAGCAAACGCTGA
- a CDS encoding DUF3303 family protein, with translation MEHSTENCWAREENEEKAGEWIDGMAEKAEEAGVEIHGAYVCPNEHTFYFVLEADSFEGVSTFLGPPLLTDHDAHIAPVVSFGEAERAVR, from the coding sequence ATGGAACACAGCACGGAGAACTGCTGGGCACGGGAAGAGAACGAAGAAAAAGCTGGCGAGTGGATCGACGGCATGGCTGAGAAGGCCGAGGAAGCTGGCGTTGAAATACACGGGGCGTACGTCTGCCCGAACGAACACACGTTCTACTTCGTCCTGGAAGCCGATTCCTTCGAAGGAGTCTCTACGTTCCTCGGACCACCCTTGCTCACCGACCACGATGCCCACATCGCGCCCGTCGTCTCGTTTGGCGAGGCCGAGCGCGCCGTCCGGTGA
- a CDS encoding helix-turn-helix transcriptional regulator — MGSSINDIEFIASSNHRVGVLDALADGRCDRDDLRSATGASSPTMGRVLGDFEERHWIERIGRMYQLTPLGTFVAERFVDLREAMDTERRLRDVWRWLPREMEGFTVDLFADAVVAYPGPGYPYEPVARVIQLVEGSTSMRGLGTTVFKSIANETVCLAVLDGMEFEYVYPPDILAATVAWDPEMVERAATRDHCTVLVHDDLPDRERCGIGIFDDRVGICCHDADTRALRAWIDTDAPKAREWALSVFEHYRRGARPADETDMDAPVPEELTVP; from the coding sequence ATGGGCTCGTCCATCAACGATATCGAATTCATCGCCAGTTCGAATCACCGCGTCGGGGTGCTTGACGCACTCGCTGATGGACGCTGTGACCGGGACGACCTGCGATCGGCGACGGGCGCGTCGTCCCCGACCATGGGACGCGTTCTCGGCGACTTCGAGGAGCGGCACTGGATCGAACGGATCGGGCGAATGTACCAGTTGACACCGCTTGGAACCTTCGTTGCCGAGCGGTTCGTGGACCTGCGCGAAGCGATGGACACCGAGCGCAGGCTGCGCGACGTCTGGCGGTGGCTCCCGCGCGAGATGGAGGGCTTCACCGTGGACCTGTTCGCGGATGCCGTTGTCGCCTACCCGGGGCCAGGCTACCCGTACGAACCCGTAGCACGAGTCATCCAGCTGGTCGAGGGAAGTACCTCAATGCGTGGATTAGGGACGACGGTGTTCAAGTCGATCGCCAATGAGACAGTCTGTCTGGCGGTCCTCGACGGCATGGAGTTCGAGTACGTGTATCCGCCGGACATCCTCGCGGCAACCGTCGCCTGGGACCCAGAGATGGTCGAACGGGCGGCTACCCGTGATCACTGCACCGTCCTGGTCCACGACGACCTCCCCGACAGAGAGCGGTGTGGCATTGGCATCTTTGACGATCGCGTCGGCATCTGCTGTCACGACGCCGATACCAGAGCGCTGCGGGCGTGGATCGATACGGATGCACCCAAGGCTCGGGAGTGGGCCCTTTCGGTCTTTGAGCACTACCGCCGGGGGGCGCGGCCAGCAGACGAGACCGATATGGATGCACCCGTCCCGGAGGAGCTTACGGTCCCATGA
- a CDS encoding OsmC family protein: MSINNGVDVEQLGQAVEAITAESATGQFRFRAETEWTDGLQCVTSINDFDQAGEQIHTQEFKIEGDEPEQILGKRAAPNAVELLLAALGSCLSVGYAANAAAMGIELNELRFELEGDVDLRGFLGISDDVRAGYNTVTYTAYIDADASDEELAELRDRVETTSPLMDNLMNAVQVETDLVSVQG; the protein is encoded by the coding sequence ATGTCAATCAATAATGGCGTAGATGTAGAGCAACTCGGCCAAGCAGTCGAAGCAATTACAGCGGAATCAGCGACCGGCCAATTCAGATTTCGAGCGGAAACCGAATGGACTGATGGCCTGCAGTGTGTCACGTCGATCAACGATTTCGATCAGGCGGGCGAGCAAATTCATACCCAGGAATTCAAAATCGAGGGTGACGAGCCGGAACAAATCCTCGGGAAGCGAGCGGCACCCAACGCGGTGGAACTCCTGCTCGCCGCTCTCGGATCGTGCCTGAGCGTCGGGTATGCAGCGAATGCCGCAGCCATGGGTATCGAACTCAATGAACTCCGGTTCGAGCTTGAAGGAGACGTTGACCTTCGGGGATTCCTCGGTATCTCCGACGATGTCCGTGCCGGGTACAACACAGTGACCTACACCGCGTACATCGACGCTGACGCATCGGATGAGGAACTCGCCGAGCTGCGTGACCGGGTCGAAACCACGTCACCGTTGATGGACAACCTCATGAACGCTGTCCAGGTCGAAACTGATCTGGTCTCGGTACAGGGATGA
- a CDS encoding helix-turn-helix domain-containing protein, which translates to MSVIVEFTIEAEAFTLGRVLSGPPVMRIELERIVPTGTLEMPFVWATGTDFNAFETKVRDSPYVKELRALDRIGDSGLYRVEWNVPREDNLMEGIAQTNATVLEARGGDTWEFRLRFNNHHALSQFHNYCVAHDFPLFIERTYTLQETTGSGHQLNLSQKQREALVLALQRGYFGTPRETSLDELADELSLSKQALSDRIRRGNEKVLRSVLLSSVANSD; encoded by the coding sequence ATGAGCGTCATCGTAGAGTTCACAATTGAGGCAGAGGCGTTTACACTCGGTAGGGTGCTGTCAGGGCCACCGGTGATGCGTATTGAACTTGAACGAATTGTCCCGACAGGGACATTGGAAATGCCGTTCGTGTGGGCGACCGGAACCGACTTCAACGCGTTCGAAACGAAGGTACGTGATAGTCCCTACGTGAAAGAACTCCGCGCCCTCGACAGAATCGGGGACAGCGGTCTGTATCGGGTCGAATGGAACGTTCCCCGCGAGGACAACCTCATGGAAGGGATTGCACAGACGAACGCAACCGTCCTCGAAGCGCGCGGGGGCGACACGTGGGAGTTTCGACTTCGCTTTAACAATCACCATGCCCTCTCACAATTTCACAACTATTGCGTCGCTCATGACTTCCCACTCTTCATCGAACGCACCTACACGTTGCAAGAGACGACCGGCAGTGGCCACCAGCTCAACCTCTCGCAGAAACAACGCGAAGCGCTCGTCCTCGCCCTCCAACGGGGATATTTCGGCACGCCACGAGAAACCTCCCTCGACGAGTTGGCGGACGAACTTAGCCTCTCAAAGCAGGCACTATCAGACCGCATTCGTCGGGGCAACGAGAAGGTACTTCGCTCTGTGTTGCTCTCTTCAGTAGCCAACTCCGACTGA